In Dermacentor albipictus isolate Rhodes 1998 colony chromosome 6, USDA_Dalb.pri_finalv2, whole genome shotgun sequence, the following proteins share a genomic window:
- the LOC139061147 gene encoding uncharacterized protein: MVGSEDEAARNWDGAAVGGGTTSKSGGGGKRRGANGAWSPRNCLLVRDFLVPCLDSRCYGDDLQWLNRRRGVFLIRWTHQGSKSFNREGPNVFRDWSILKRKWDDRDPNRLSKAKQRVRAAFRKLPNVRRINDGAAPHRIYRIKDIATYLKPWKEPKEKKKRKKRRSCGCVAGCCNCKNQEPRVQSPAGVDDDDDDDEDLDELYEDYGEAYTNSNVSKKSRSTPSSTSSSSGVWSSLHSLTEASTPPEEEEQEGPTSSCASWGPDDMEAVQALLSIRHGYHQPFSVPPQPQQPQPQPATDPLAPTAAVTPASSLPPMQARQEDQVVPMELAMASPVSSAEDEASLAPHSVHVFKEQLAAALATAPRPAQPDTVTGDSPHMFWADAAPARQGEPLSSAAVGDSGFVSGFGPKPTLKSEPSAARFPAGGATAAMAGTTTAPSGWTDHTASSSWLERNEPTRLDGCWSTR, from the exons ATGGTTGGATCTGAAGACGAAGCGGCTCGAAACTGGGACGGAGCCGCCGTGGGAGGCGGCACCACAAGCaagagcggcggcggcgggaaGCGCCGTGGCGCGAACGGAGCGTGGAGCCCCCGCAACTGCCTGCTGGTGCGGGACTTTCTAGTTCCGTGCCTGGACAGTCGTTGCTATGGCGATGACCTGCAGTGGTTGAACCGCCGCCGCGGCGTCTTCCTCATCCGCTGGACCCACCAGGGCAGCAAGAGCTTCAACCGTGAGGGGCCCAATGTCTTTCGG GACTGGTCCATCCTGAAACGCAAATGGGACGACCGGGACCCCAACCGACTGTCCAAAGCCAAGCAGCGCGTGCGGGCCGCATTTCGCAAGCTGCCCAACGTTCGTCGCATCAACGATGGTGCTGCTCCACACCGCATCTACCGCATCAAGGACATCGCAA CCTACCTAAAGCCATGGAAAGAGCCCAAGGAGAAGAAAAAGCGAAAGAAGCGGCGGTCGTGTGGGTGCGTGGCGGGCTGCTGCAACTGCAAGAACCAGGAACCGCGGGTGCAGTCCCCTGCCGGCgtggatgacgacgacgatgacgacgaggaCTTGGATGAACTGTACGAGGACTACGGAGAG GCCTACACCAATAGCAATGTCAGCAAGAAGTCGAGGTCAACGCCTTCTTCCACCTCTTCCTCGTCGGGCGTCTGGTCCTCGCTGCATTCACTCACGGAAGCGTCCACGCCGCCTGAAGAAGAAGAGCAGGAGGGGCCCACCTCGTCTTGCGCATCCTGGGGTCCCGACGACATGGAGGCGGTGCAGGCGCTGCTGTCCATCAGGCACGGGTACCACCAGCCATTCTCAGTGCCCCCACAGCCGCAGCAGCCACAGCCGCAGCCGGCCACGGATCCGCTTGCCCCTACAGCAGCGGTGACGCCGGCATCATCACTACCGCCCATGCAAGCCCGCCAGGAGGACCAAGTG GTTCCCATGGAGCTAGCCATGGCTAGCCCAGTATCATCAGCCGAAGATGAAGCGTCTTTGGCACCTCACAGTGTGCATGTCTTCAAGGAGCAACTGGCCGCCGCCCTGGCTACAGCTCCTCGGCCAGCTCAGCCGGACACCGTGACGGGTGACAGCCCGCACATGTTCTGGGCGGATGCTGCGCCAGCCAGGCAGGGGGAGCCGTTGTCGTCAGCGGCTGTCGGAGACAGTGGCTTTGTGTCAGGCTTTGGCCCTAAACCGACACTAAAG TCCGAGCCCAGCGCAGCACGGTTCCCGGCAGGGGGCGCCACTGCAGCCATGGCAGGCACGACCACAGCACCGTCGGGCTGGACTGACCACACAGCTTCCTCGTCCTGGTTGGAAAGAAATGAGCCCAC